A part of Fibrobacter sp. UWB15 genomic DNA contains:
- a CDS encoding right-handed parallel beta-helix repeat-containing protein — translation MKNASLFSIIALTSIFAHAQEQSSLIQGTPLSGPVHGFIRVDQSPYTVTDDITVEENQVLVVEPGVKFQFAPGTGLYVKGQFVAAGFDNEEIKFVSAASNPRHGDWKGIFITGSEPSEIRNTTIDGAANGLIIENSTASILSSKIKNTSSRGIYAKNSKVTISGMQFTSNDGAAIHIDSYSKADISDVFFRDNNVALYNAPLAITEVSFSNFENNKYALLNMDNNHLSFINCHVKNNKVGASSADILEKEIIKSVGGNETEFSKNYNDIAQALPASPEIQGVESRSINANDKIADLLAQSQKEESKADSTQKYWSLIGSATIDNHYHHIRTRETSNGRYPNTFQVPGFGTDISIYLLMQSTDGKSIEFSGDFSSDYWNHFNPNPVSLTYTDSHNQLVLGDFIKTGGDIYMASLPVFGVGYSLSLFKNNAGRPMVELNGFFGENRKPYLIGDRHPDIYKNYIDDGEAQAQRLTYGGSIKWAPIRRLDATIGAIYANDEINDPLFRDGGSKTSITNEPLQQSFTLYADGNFLFNPGNIELNTQIAVGRADTADVFRERAINKIFTEAGISTSSMAKLRQLMINENKINSLSSEELEEIFGGNTTLSRSQMRDSLRTLIKGAKALKKEYDSDRDEDRIMGLNWGSQNFAFGTSLYWKIYKTRIAANLKYIGEDFYSAGSPNQLADTRELGGNIEQIVTGFWTLNFKYLLNIENAANGNKINLFGLGEGTRWGLFNESSEWFEEHELDYERTKYIQNWSLGNDFKISSNINLSVGYNLVYRTQYRPYQLHGNYILEDGIYKDRWFRARTNMPTTMITDGSNTTEVDAERWAEYMDLSSEEYLASKFQERIYKNTWNLDLSVKAFYTTFKASGRWTIRTDNSKFHKDDLIDDMDLSNATWAKLGYYFGGADYFEHTYPLSATTNYTLFQNRFSFTPRFKNYKRNDMKEQEFTVDDNLEVPLFNRLLVPGISGSLRYLTIDWEDNGEKIDETEIDAIINANLRINHTKHLNTEWYMGGALYSRPDNKSDEYKDFFGGIRVNYVF, via the coding sequence ATGAAAAACGCATCTCTATTCTCAATTATTGCCTTAACGAGCATTTTTGCACACGCCCAGGAACAGTCATCCTTAATTCAAGGCACTCCACTAAGCGGTCCTGTTCATGGATTTATCAGAGTTGACCAATCTCCATACACGGTTACCGATGATATCACTGTCGAAGAAAATCAAGTTCTTGTTGTGGAACCTGGCGTAAAGTTTCAGTTTGCTCCAGGAACAGGACTTTATGTCAAGGGCCAATTTGTTGCAGCCGGTTTTGACAATGAAGAAATCAAATTCGTTTCGGCTGCAAGCAATCCACGCCATGGCGACTGGAAGGGAATTTTTATTACAGGCAGCGAGCCCTCCGAAATCAGAAATACAACCATTGATGGTGCAGCAAACGGCCTCATCATCGAAAACAGCACCGCAAGTATTTTGTCGAGCAAGATAAAAAACACCTCAAGTCGCGGCATTTACGCCAAAAATTCAAAAGTGACAATCAGCGGGATGCAATTTACAAGTAACGACGGTGCCGCCATTCACATAGACAGCTACAGCAAAGCCGACATTTCCGACGTCTTTTTCAGAGATAACAACGTCGCTCTTTACAACGCCCCTCTTGCCATTACCGAAGTATCCTTTTCGAATTTCGAAAACAATAAATACGCCTTATTAAACATGGACAACAACCACCTGTCCTTTATCAACTGCCATGTAAAGAACAACAAGGTTGGAGCAAGTTCGGCTGATATTTTAGAAAAAGAAATCATTAAAAGCGTTGGAGGAAATGAAACCGAATTCAGCAAGAATTATAACGATATTGCACAGGCACTCCCCGCAAGCCCCGAAATTCAAGGCGTAGAAAGCCGTTCCATCAATGCAAACGACAAAATTGCAGACTTACTCGCCCAAAGCCAAAAAGAAGAAAGCAAGGCTGATTCCACACAAAAATACTGGAGCCTTATCGGCAGCGCAACCATTGACAACCACTATCACCATATAAGAACACGCGAAACCAGCAATGGGCGATACCCGAATACCTTCCAGGTACCAGGTTTTGGAACCGACATAAGCATTTACCTGCTAATGCAATCAACCGACGGGAAATCCATTGAATTCAGCGGAGACTTTAGCAGCGACTATTGGAACCATTTCAATCCGAATCCTGTTTCGTTGACCTATACCGACAGTCATAATCAACTTGTCTTGGGCGATTTTATCAAAACAGGCGGAGACATTTACATGGCATCTCTCCCCGTTTTTGGCGTGGGCTATTCGCTTTCACTATTCAAGAACAATGCCGGCCGCCCTATGGTTGAGCTCAACGGATTCTTCGGAGAAAACCGCAAGCCCTATTTGATTGGAGACCGTCACCCCGACATCTACAAGAACTATATCGATGACGGCGAAGCTCAGGCACAGCGCCTTACATACGGAGGTTCCATCAAATGGGCGCCCATCCGCCGTTTAGACGCAACCATCGGTGCCATTTACGCAAATGACGAAATCAATGATCCACTGTTTCGTGATGGGGGAAGCAAGACTTCTATTACGAACGAGCCATTACAGCAATCCTTCACCCTTTACGCCGACGGGAACTTTTTATTCAATCCAGGCAACATCGAGTTAAACACCCAAATTGCTGTAGGCCGCGCAGATACAGCCGATGTCTTCAGGGAGCGGGCCATCAACAAAATATTTACCGAAGCCGGAATCAGCACATCATCAATGGCCAAGCTTCGCCAATTAATGATAAACGAAAATAAAATCAATTCGCTTTCTTCCGAAGAACTTGAAGAAATCTTTGGCGGTAACACAACACTCAGCCGAAGCCAAATGCGCGATTCCCTGCGCACCCTAATTAAAGGAGCCAAAGCATTAAAGAAAGAATACGACAGTGACCGCGACGAGGACCGCATCATGGGGCTCAACTGGGGCTCTCAAAATTTCGCTTTCGGGACTTCGCTCTACTGGAAAATTTATAAGACAAGGATCGCAGCCAACTTAAAATACATTGGTGAAGACTTTTATAGCGCTGGCTCACCAAATCAGCTTGCAGACACACGAGAACTTGGCGGCAACATTGAACAGATTGTCACAGGCTTTTGGACTCTCAACTTTAAATACTTGCTCAATATCGAAAACGCTGCCAATGGGAATAAAATCAATTTATTTGGTCTAGGTGAAGGAACCCGTTGGGGACTCTTTAATGAAAGTTCCGAATGGTTCGAAGAACACGAACTGGATTACGAGCGAACCAAATACATTCAAAACTGGTCTTTGGGCAACGATTTCAAAATTAGCTCCAACATTAACTTAAGTGTCGGATACAATTTGGTGTACCGTACACAATACCGTCCCTACCAACTCCACGGCAACTACATTTTAGAAGACGGAATTTACAAGGATCGTTGGTTTAGAGCCCGTACAAATATGCCAACCACCATGATTACGGACGGATCCAATACAACCGAAGTAGACGCCGAACGCTGGGCTGAATACATGGACCTTTCTAGCGAAGAATATCTCGCCTCTAAATTTCAAGAAAGAATCTATAAAAACACCTGGAATCTAGACCTTTCTGTAAAAGCGTTCTACACCACATTCAAGGCAAGCGGGCGCTGGACCATTCGCACCGACAATTCCAAGTTCCATAAAGATGACTTAATTGACGACATGGATCTTTCGAACGCCACTTGGGCAAAATTGGGTTACTACTTTGGCGGTGCAGACTACTTTGAACACACCTACCCGCTTTCGGCAACGACCAACTATACGCTTTTCCAGAACCGATTCAGTTTCACGCCTCGATTCAAGAATTACAAACGAAACGACATGAAGGAACAAGAATTTACAGTAGACGACAACCTTGAAGTGCCCCTCTTTAATAGACTACTTGTTCCTGGAATTTCAGGTTCACTACGCTATTTGACTATCGATTGGGAAGATAACGGCGAAAAAATTGATGAAACCGAAATAGATGCGATAATAAATGCAAATCTACGCATCAATCACACCAAACACCTAAACACTGAATGGTATATGGGTGGAGCCCTTTATAGCCGACCCGATAACAAGAGTGACGAATACAAAGACTTTTTCGGCGGAATCCGCGTGAATTACGTGTTCTAA
- a CDS encoding FecR domain-containing protein — protein sequence MSFSRFFRLIAPLLSILVGVSFATKTAKIHYAVGDAFLYRNDEKQVIKSTEPMPGLKKAKNVKEGDNIQTLLESEVIVALPDGGSFSIQENTLVAITKLSFENGENNFETLVKKGSMKFDVQKQANNKSKFKFKTGSSTAAIRGTDGFVGVSNGCSIASLATGNLDFTPDENQNATSIVGGQTIVYCQKGLLILELNTSGNSILFNALETILNDTTLTIDSLRKAIHEKDKQLTKRVNELKNRVKCSIAALPDTVYSSSQTIKATCTQGTHIRIYDTPIRSNGSEISLNVNWEASEFGQKKIPLTCSFDRNTKTTYQCGLITTYYAQDPNSSTSKSPLTITSGIPLEVCDPAMASIEGTFDTTDQNASLTVTLGKYTSPNLIPLSAKGRFSHSIPVSEKNGNWNEKNIYVNYSSSINGNQKKEIPLKVTKSCKTVNQLPPKISLSTNKCKAQLAISQIKGDKAIYTLSVDNIDKKESYLEGDSKFSETLTQGVHQYKFTVEDLAGNKDEIRKELECYPPLKTAKIVINGAGESEPSRTPPPPQGINTKIYRPLSFSVKNLPQNDPSYIKQIDISIPGNNIQLRGTDLQSNQIDQQIEISRGKPTTVKITVTLKSGEILTATKTF from the coding sequence ATGTCCTTTTCACGTTTTTTTAGGCTTATAGCCCCCCTACTTTCCATCCTAGTTGGGGTTTCTTTTGCTACTAAAACCGCAAAAATCCATTATGCCGTCGGTGATGCATTCCTGTACCGCAATGACGAAAAGCAGGTCATCAAGTCCACAGAACCGATGCCGGGCCTAAAAAAGGCCAAAAACGTCAAGGAAGGAGACAACATCCAAACCCTTTTGGAATCCGAAGTCATTGTCGCACTTCCGGACGGTGGATCTTTCAGCATTCAAGAAAACACTCTTGTCGCCATTACAAAGCTCTCTTTTGAAAATGGAGAAAATAATTTTGAAACGCTCGTGAAAAAAGGCAGCATGAAGTTCGATGTACAAAAACAAGCGAACAACAAGAGCAAATTCAAATTCAAAACAGGTTCCTCCACAGCTGCAATCCGAGGTACAGACGGCTTTGTCGGCGTATCGAATGGTTGTTCCATAGCCTCTCTTGCGACTGGAAATCTTGACTTCACTCCCGACGAAAATCAAAATGCGACCTCTATCGTGGGCGGTCAGACCATTGTTTATTGTCAAAAAGGGCTCCTTATTCTTGAACTGAATACGTCGGGAAATTCAATCCTCTTTAACGCCCTTGAAACAATCTTGAACGACACCACTCTAACCATTGATTCTCTTCGAAAGGCCATTCACGAAAAAGACAAGCAACTTACCAAACGTGTAAACGAACTGAAAAACAGAGTCAAATGTTCCATTGCCGCTCTCCCCGACACTGTATATTCTTCTAGTCAGACCATCAAGGCTACCTGCACCCAAGGAACGCACATCCGCATTTACGATACGCCCATTCGCTCCAACGGATCCGAAATAAGCCTTAATGTCAATTGGGAAGCCTCGGAATTTGGTCAAAAGAAAATACCCCTCACCTGTTCATTCGACAGGAACACCAAAACGACATACCAATGCGGGCTCATCACAACCTACTATGCGCAGGATCCCAACTCATCCACATCAAAATCGCCCCTGACCATCACATCAGGAATTCCATTAGAAGTCTGCGACCCAGCAATGGCTTCCATCGAGGGAACTTTTGACACCACCGACCAGAACGCAAGCCTCACCGTAACCCTAGGTAAGTACACCTCGCCAAACCTTATTCCCCTGAGCGCTAAAGGGCGGTTTTCGCATTCAATTCCCGTATCGGAGAAAAACGGGAACTGGAACGAAAAAAACATTTATGTGAACTATTCATCGTCTATCAACGGCAATCAGAAAAAAGAAATACCACTTAAAGTTACAAAGAGTTGTAAAACCGTAAACCAGCTGCCGCCCAAAATATCCCTTTCTACAAACAAGTGCAAGGCACAGCTTGCGATTAGCCAAATCAAGGGTGACAAAGCCATTTACACCTTATCTGTAGACAACATAGACAAAAAGGAATCTTACCTTGAAGGCGACAGCAAGTTCAGCGAGACACTGACACAGGGCGTTCACCAGTACAAATTTACAGTAGAAGACTTAGCCGGCAACAAAGACGAGATTCGCAAAGAACTTGAATGCTACCCGCCCCTCAAAACAGCCAAAATTGTCATTAACGGAGCCGGAGAATCAGAACCTTCGCGTACACCACCCCCACCCCAGGGCATTAACACCAAGATTTACAGACCGCTTTCATTTTCGGTCAAGAACCTTCCACAAAACGATCCATCGTACATCAAGCAGATTGACATCTCCATACCAGGCAATAATATTCAGCTTCGTGGAACTGACTTGCAGTCAAACCAAATTGATCAACAAATAGAAATTTCGCGCGGCAAACCAACCACAGTCAAGATTACCGTCACTCTGAAAAGTGGTGAAATTCTTACTGCGACAAAGACATTCTAG
- the ybeY gene encoding rRNA maturation RNase YbeY: MPDPASRKKKYNIEFLCEGNIEAFPYKDKFEKMARKLLAEEGKEKDVNIVLCTDEFVRTMNRDYRGLDKVTDVLSFEWKNELGVEIPEDEAMLGEIYIAREQVRRQAPEYGNTFYAEMKRVIVHGLLHLSGYDHIKAADRKVMRKRECEFLGLDPYKEGA, translated from the coding sequence ATGCCAGACCCTGCTAGTCGAAAGAAAAAGTATAATATCGAGTTCCTTTGCGAGGGGAACATCGAGGCTTTTCCATACAAGGACAAGTTCGAAAAGATGGCTCGCAAGCTCCTTGCCGAAGAAGGCAAGGAAAAAGACGTGAACATCGTGCTCTGCACCGACGAGTTCGTGCGCACCATGAACCGCGACTATCGCGGGCTCGACAAGGTAACAGACGTTCTCTCGTTTGAATGGAAGAACGAACTCGGTGTCGAAATCCCTGAAGACGAGGCCATGCTCGGTGAAATCTACATCGCCCGCGAGCAGGTGCGCCGCCAGGCTCCCGAATACGGCAACACGTTCTATGCCGAAATGAAGCGCGTGATTGTACACGGGCTTTTGCACCTTTCGGGCTACGACCACATCAAGGCCGCCGACCGCAAGGTAATGCGCAAGCGCGAATGCGAATTCTTGGGACTTGACCCGTACAAGGAAGGTGCCTAA
- a CDS encoding hemolysin family protein: MESSESYAVAFLVVFVLTSFSFSLIKAAFSAIYAKRDARDREGREEVVASLVELPGFNETISIGRIFCNVGAGVLGFYLFQMIPWNWVQDYWFLAFAAYLVVACIGIYTITVFLANLLGNLKPDTFAVVLIPLFKFIRLPFALPAKICHLLFVKILKGLGYDSKLSFLPEERRDAVQAQADLSDEADPDAEGLEPEERQMILNIFDFVETPVREIMTPRVDMCAIEVGTPLEELVKVLNTERHSRLPVYKDTVDNIVGILSNRDFLEWYTEHRDEPFDIMKLVMPPVFVPYHKKIDDMLTELRKTGNQLAIVVDEYGGTAGLVTLEDILEEIVGEIKDEDDVDEDEDVQRLKDGRFILDPVITLSDLEYKLGVELEAPENSHVETLSGLIQATLGIIPSPGAEVTIKGYTFRVLKMDGTRMEKVLMIQPGKGKTKNVKAVPRTQAFKVV; the protein is encoded by the coding sequence ATGGAATCTTCTGAAAGTTATGCCGTCGCGTTCCTTGTCGTATTTGTCCTGACTTCGTTCTCGTTTTCGCTGATCAAGGCTGCTTTTAGTGCCATTTACGCCAAGCGCGATGCCCGCGACCGCGAAGGTCGCGAAGAGGTGGTAGCCTCGTTGGTGGAACTGCCGGGCTTTAACGAGACGATTTCAATCGGCCGCATCTTCTGTAACGTGGGTGCGGGCGTTTTGGGCTTTTACCTGTTCCAGATGATCCCCTGGAACTGGGTGCAGGACTACTGGTTCCTGGCTTTTGCCGCCTATTTGGTGGTCGCTTGCATCGGCATTTACACCATTACGGTATTCTTGGCGAATCTGCTCGGCAACTTGAAACCGGACACCTTTGCTGTCGTGCTGATTCCGCTGTTCAAGTTCATTCGTCTGCCGTTTGCACTGCCGGCAAAGATTTGCCACTTGCTGTTCGTGAAGATTCTGAAGGGCCTGGGCTACGATTCCAAACTCAGCTTCTTGCCCGAAGAACGCCGCGATGCTGTGCAGGCGCAGGCCGACCTCTCGGACGAGGCGGACCCCGATGCCGAAGGCCTGGAACCGGAAGAACGCCAGATGATTCTGAACATTTTCGACTTCGTGGAAACTCCGGTGCGCGAAATCATGACGCCGCGCGTGGACATGTGTGCGATCGAAGTCGGCACTCCGCTCGAAGAATTGGTGAAGGTCTTGAATACGGAACGTCATTCTAGACTCCCGGTGTATAAGGATACGGTCGACAATATCGTCGGTATTCTTTCGAACCGCGACTTCTTGGAATGGTACACCGAACACCGCGACGAACCGTTTGACATCATGAAACTCGTGATGCCGCCGGTTTTTGTGCCGTATCACAAGAAGATTGACGACATGCTCACCGAACTGCGCAAGACGGGTAACCAGCTCGCCATCGTGGTCGATGAATATGGCGGAACCGCGGGCCTTGTCACGCTCGAAGACATTCTCGAAGAAATCGTGGGCGAAATCAAGGACGAAGACGACGTGGACGAAGATGAAGATGTGCAGCGCCTCAAGGACGGGCGATTCATCCTCGATCCGGTCATTACGCTTTCCGATTTGGAATACAAGCTTGGCGTTGAACTCGAAGCTCCCGAAAATTCCCACGTGGAAACGCTTTCGGGCCTGATTCAGGCAACGCTCGGCATTATTCCGTCACCGGGTGCAGAAGTCACTATCAAGGGTTACACCTTCCGCGTGCTCAAGATGGACGGCACCCGTATGGAAAAGGTGCTCATGATCCAGCCTGGCAAGGGCAAGACCAAGAATGTCAAGGCCGTGCCGCGTACGCAGGCTTTCAAGGTGGTTTAG